Proteins encoded within one genomic window of Pseudorasbora parva isolate DD20220531a chromosome 3, ASM2467924v1, whole genome shotgun sequence:
- the LOC137071536 gene encoding proteoglycan 4 isoform X2: protein MVHKLLLDKMVSKEPNHLPTVHSHSNGNPDKTPTTVTVRSVLLNRNSPDIESRLKRRRNRTQQVRFKDLEDDEESKDRTEKVRSKSPTEVPNWQKELTNGPSLVGAVRGDMEKTIGAVTAFLKRAPPHPLTPGPTRRCWVPTNPCSLTLPLPTQPCRSTAIQTSPSLQKPPSLSATQTRSHSLGGGGDDEDSSDELTAKVYIPPCRSQESPVQHCNPTEQSRCQKTEDNQTASVGTATQLQPFPPAPQKQSRRRGRRKSLNRAASDPGKHEPPCTSPTKTVHRSHQHTNQPKKPTSKAVAHRTSSDIVPPQRSPTRNTVHNKQCSVSSAQIEASSVSKTQNVPDNTTSLHTSEIDHGSCPSHTTPPLQPTTTCPKETSQCCPLQAATEKINLTPTTLEPLCTTTAQVMSTHTTQSQSCMSPTESTGCCFTPAIQNTANCKTPPIPDSQCISGSYTDPTTPAQSRPSCQPLEETSPCSNNTVLKTTSCSQGAPAVASTFSSTRPCQKTPTQPIACSNTSNQPVYAVISPTKPVTPIQSVPSCENSNQNEPLVRTPTLQTVQSPISAKHTPTPVHPTSSCKIPVQSIPYSVKDKPANVGSPTQHAASHKIPTQTLPHNLMSFPPEPTCATAPHPVSHFKGPIAAAAHTIPIAQTAVHCILDQQSVATHVPPSIPVLICSPSTQPAPGTISVQALPHCNSSMQNAVSCSNPSQILQQFKTQNQTVPHSKSFPQNMSPILCPREAMMYASKPQETVLPSANFRHSLPPYACPPQTALLYSNTGVSPSPPQAFFCTQDRRDRREFMLPPPPPPPPPPYTPRKEGSSTPGQPRKPPVPKAESNNAEKGRVKTGDAKPNVEAGTHQQAGETPPPIPPKTKARATVRPTCLSSRRAILSPESQSNANHLPPAAGTNPQAPLGPAEGQADTLRQVQELLGGLMSGAKCKLDLAKAKEKLFGPNGPLYDIGALQSQLHSLEGVLETSQNTIKVLLDVIQDLEKKEAERDGHSYRTGQDIENCGTCRDCACIIYSVEHDFRLQEGQVTRAWKVPEQQESEQSSPQLVFPPPRQQDSPQALQTVKKSRRKCFWFL from the coding sequence ATGGTCCATAAGCTACTCTTGGATAAAATGGTGAGCAAAGAGCCCAACCATTTGCCAACTGTTCACAGCCACAGCAATGGCAACCCAGACAAGACACCCACCACCGTGACTGTGCGCTCAGTGCTCCTCAACCGGAACTCTCCAGATATTGAAAGCAGACTTAAACGTAGACGAAACCGCACGCAACAGGTACGCTTTAAAGATTTGGAGGATGATGAGGAGTCTAAGGATAGAACTGAAAAGGTGAGGAGTAAGAGTCCAACAGAGGTTCCAAACTGGCAGAAAGAGTTAACAAACGGGCCCTCGCTGGTGGGAGCGGTCCGGGGGGACATGGAAAAGACAATTGGAGCTGTGACAGCATTTCTGAAGAGAGCACCACCGCACCCACTTACCCCTGGGCCTACCAGACGTTGCTGGGTCCCAACGAATCCATGTTCGCTCACACTGCCGCTGCCAACTCAGCCATGCAGGAGTACAGCCATCCAAACCTCTCCCAGTTTGCAGAAGCCTCCCTCGCTCTCCGCCACACAGACTCGCAGTCACAGCTTGGGGGGAGGCGGGGATGACGAAGACTCCTCGGATGAGTTAACAGCCAAGGTCTACATTCCACCTTGTAGATCACAAGAGAGTCCTGTCCAACATTGTAACCCCACTGAGCAATCAAGGTGCCAGAAAACTGAGGACAATCAGACAGCCTCTGTGGGTACAGCAACACAACTCCAGCCATTTCCGCCTGCGCCACAAAAACAGTCAAGAAGGAGAGGGAGGAGGAAATCCTTAAACAGAGCAGCAAGTGATCCTGGGAAACATGAGCCTCCTTGTACTTCTCCAACTAAAACTGTGCACAGAAGCCATCAACATACTAACCAGCCCAAGAAACCCACATCCAAAGCTGTGGCACACAGAACTTCATCAGATATCGTGCCTCCACAGCGTTCCCCCACACGCAACACAGTTCATAATAAGCAGTGTAGTGTATCTTCCGCACAGATTGAAGCTAGCAGTGTTTCAAAAACCCAAAATGTCCCAGACAACACAACCTCATTGCATACATCTGAGATCGATCACGGATCTTGTCCATCTCACACCACACCACCTCTTCAGCCAACAACAACATGTCCCAAAGAAACATCACAATGTTGCCCATTACAGGCTGctacagagaaaataaatttgACCCCCACTACACTGGAGCCTTTGTGCACTACCACAGCACAAGTCATGTCCACTCACACCACACAAAGCCAATCATGCATGTCTCCTACTGAATCTACAGGGTGTTGTTTCACACCTGCTATTCAGAATACGGCAAATTGTAAGACTCCCCCAATACCTGATTCCCAATGCATTTCAGGTTCATATACAGATCCCACAACTCCTGCTCAATCCAGGCCCAGTTGCCAGCCGCTGGAGGAAACCAGTCCATGCTCCAACAATACTGTCCTCAAGACAACATCCTGTTCTCAAGGAGCACCTGCAGTTGCCTCTACGTTCAGTTCCACACGGCCATGCCAGAAGACTCCAACACAACCCATAGCATGCAGTAACACCTCAAATCAACCTGTGTACGCTGTGATATCTCCAACAAAACCTGTAACTCCTATTCAGTCTGTGCCAAGCTGTGAGAATTCTAATCAGAATGAGCCATTGGTTAGGACCCCGACCCTACAGACAGTACAATCTCCTATATCAGCTAAACACACTCCAACACCTGTTCACCCCACATCATCTTGTAAAATTCCAGTGCAGTCTATACCATACTCTGTCAAAGACAAACCAGCAAACGTTGGTTCTCCAACACAACATGCAGCATCTCATAAGATTCCTACACAAACCCTCCCTCACAATTTGATGTCATTTCCCCCCGAGCCAACCTGTGCCACCGCTCCACACCCTGTCTCACACTTCAAAGGCCCCATTGCAGCTGCAGCACACACCATACCTATTGCACAAACTGCAGTACATTGCATTTTGGATCAGCAAAGCGTGGCGACCCATGTGCCTCCTTCCATACCAGTTCTGATTTGCAGCCCTTCCACACAACCTGCACCAGGTACAATTTCAGTTCAAGCATTGCCACATTGCAACTCTAGTATGCAAAATGCAGTGTCTTGCAGTAATCCCTCTCAGATCTTGCAACAGTTTAAAACTCAAAATCAAACAGTACCGCACTCTAAATCATTTCCACAAAATATGTCACCCATTCTCTGTCCACGTGAGGCAATGATGTATGCTAGTAAACCCCAGGAAACTGTGCTTCCCTCTGCTAATTTCAGGCATTCCTTACCTCCTTATGCCTGCCCTCCACAGACTGCTCTGCTGTACTCTAACACTGGGGTGAGCCCCTCTCCTCCTCAGGCCTTCTTCTGCACTCAGGACAGACGAGACAGGAGAGAGTTCATGCTTCCTCccccacctcctcctcctcccccacCTTACACCCCCCGCAAAGAGGGCTCCTCGACTCCAGGACAGCCCCGCAAGCCTCCTGTCCCCAAAGCTGAGAGCAACAATGCTGAAAAGGGCAGAGTGAAAACTGGGGATGCGAAGCCAAATGTTGAAGCAGGAACTCACCAACAGGCAGGTGAAACCCCACCTCCTATCCCTCCCAAAACTAAGGCAAGAGCTACAGTGAGGCCCACCTGTTTAAGCAGCCGACGGGCAATCCTCAGCCCAGAATCCCAGTCCAATGCAAATCACTTGCCTCCTGCTGCAGGGACGAATCCCCAGGCCCCCCTTGGACCAGCGGAGGGCCAAGCGGACACACTGCGGCAGGTGCAGGAGCTACTGGGGGGGCTCATGTCTGGGGCTAAGTGTAAGCTAGACCTGGCAAAGGCAAAAGAGAAACTGTTTGGCCCAAACGGCCCTCTGTACGACATTGGGGCTCTGCAGTCTCAGCTGCACAGCCTGGAAGGGGTGTTGGAAACCAGCCAGAACACCATCAAGGTTTTACTGGACGTCATTCAGGATCTGGAGAAGAAGGAGGCAGAGCGAGACGG
- the LOC137071536 gene encoding proteoglycan 4 isoform X1, whose protein sequence is MVHKLLLDKMVSKEPNHLPTVHSHSNGNPDKTPTTVTVRSVLLNRNSPDIESRLKRRRNRTQQVRFKDLEDDEESKDRTEKVRSKSPTEVPNWQKELTNGPSLVGAVRGDMEKTIGAVTAFLKRAPPHPLTPGPTRRCWVPTNPCSLTLPLPTQPCRSTAIQTSPSLQKPPSLSATQTRSHSLGGGGDDEDSSDELTAKVYIPPCRSQESPVQHCNPTEQSRCQKTEDNQTASVGTATQLQPFPPAPQKQSRRRGRRKSLNRAASDPGKHEPPCTSPTKTVHRSHQHTNQPKKPTSKAVAHRTSSDIVPPQRSPTRNTVHNKQCSVSSAQIEASSVSKTQNVPDNTTSLHTSEIDHGSCPSHTTPPLQPTTTCPKETSQCCPLQAATEKINLTPTTLEPLCTTTAQVMSTHTTQSQSCMSPTESTGCCFTPAIQNTANCKTPPIPDSQCISGSYTDPTTPAQSRPSCQPLEETSPCSNNTVLKTTSCSQGAPAVASTFSSTRPCQKTPTQPIACSNTSNQPVYAVISPTKPVTPIQSVPSCENSNQNEPLVRTPTLQTVQSPISAKHTPTPVHPTSSCKIPVQSIPYSVKDKPANVGSPTQHAASHKIPTQTLPHNLMSFPPEPTCATAPHPVSHFKGPIAAAAHTIPIAQTAVHCILDQQSVATHVPPSIPVLICSPSTQPAPGTISVQALPHCNSSMQNAVSCSNPSQILQQFKTQNQTVPHSKSFPQNMSPILCPREAMMYASKPQETVLPSANFRHSLPPYACPPQTALLYSNTGVSPSPPQAFFCTQDRRDRREFMLPPPPPPPPPPYTPRKEGSSTPGQPRKPPVPKAESNNAEKGRVKTGDAKPNVEAGTHQQAGETPPPIPPKTKARATVRPTCLSSRRAILSPESQSNANHLPPAAGTNPQAPLGPAEGQADTLRQVQELLGGLMSGAKCKLDLAKAKEKLFGPNGPLYDIGALQSQLHSLEGVLETSQNTIKVLLDVIQDLEKKEAERDGRHSYRTGQDIENCGTCRDCACIIYSVEHDFRLQEGQVTRAWKVPEQQESEQSSPQLVFPPPRQQDSPQALQTVKKSRRKCFWFL, encoded by the coding sequence ATGGTCCATAAGCTACTCTTGGATAAAATGGTGAGCAAAGAGCCCAACCATTTGCCAACTGTTCACAGCCACAGCAATGGCAACCCAGACAAGACACCCACCACCGTGACTGTGCGCTCAGTGCTCCTCAACCGGAACTCTCCAGATATTGAAAGCAGACTTAAACGTAGACGAAACCGCACGCAACAGGTACGCTTTAAAGATTTGGAGGATGATGAGGAGTCTAAGGATAGAACTGAAAAGGTGAGGAGTAAGAGTCCAACAGAGGTTCCAAACTGGCAGAAAGAGTTAACAAACGGGCCCTCGCTGGTGGGAGCGGTCCGGGGGGACATGGAAAAGACAATTGGAGCTGTGACAGCATTTCTGAAGAGAGCACCACCGCACCCACTTACCCCTGGGCCTACCAGACGTTGCTGGGTCCCAACGAATCCATGTTCGCTCACACTGCCGCTGCCAACTCAGCCATGCAGGAGTACAGCCATCCAAACCTCTCCCAGTTTGCAGAAGCCTCCCTCGCTCTCCGCCACACAGACTCGCAGTCACAGCTTGGGGGGAGGCGGGGATGACGAAGACTCCTCGGATGAGTTAACAGCCAAGGTCTACATTCCACCTTGTAGATCACAAGAGAGTCCTGTCCAACATTGTAACCCCACTGAGCAATCAAGGTGCCAGAAAACTGAGGACAATCAGACAGCCTCTGTGGGTACAGCAACACAACTCCAGCCATTTCCGCCTGCGCCACAAAAACAGTCAAGAAGGAGAGGGAGGAGGAAATCCTTAAACAGAGCAGCAAGTGATCCTGGGAAACATGAGCCTCCTTGTACTTCTCCAACTAAAACTGTGCACAGAAGCCATCAACATACTAACCAGCCCAAGAAACCCACATCCAAAGCTGTGGCACACAGAACTTCATCAGATATCGTGCCTCCACAGCGTTCCCCCACACGCAACACAGTTCATAATAAGCAGTGTAGTGTATCTTCCGCACAGATTGAAGCTAGCAGTGTTTCAAAAACCCAAAATGTCCCAGACAACACAACCTCATTGCATACATCTGAGATCGATCACGGATCTTGTCCATCTCACACCACACCACCTCTTCAGCCAACAACAACATGTCCCAAAGAAACATCACAATGTTGCCCATTACAGGCTGctacagagaaaataaatttgACCCCCACTACACTGGAGCCTTTGTGCACTACCACAGCACAAGTCATGTCCACTCACACCACACAAAGCCAATCATGCATGTCTCCTACTGAATCTACAGGGTGTTGTTTCACACCTGCTATTCAGAATACGGCAAATTGTAAGACTCCCCCAATACCTGATTCCCAATGCATTTCAGGTTCATATACAGATCCCACAACTCCTGCTCAATCCAGGCCCAGTTGCCAGCCGCTGGAGGAAACCAGTCCATGCTCCAACAATACTGTCCTCAAGACAACATCCTGTTCTCAAGGAGCACCTGCAGTTGCCTCTACGTTCAGTTCCACACGGCCATGCCAGAAGACTCCAACACAACCCATAGCATGCAGTAACACCTCAAATCAACCTGTGTACGCTGTGATATCTCCAACAAAACCTGTAACTCCTATTCAGTCTGTGCCAAGCTGTGAGAATTCTAATCAGAATGAGCCATTGGTTAGGACCCCGACCCTACAGACAGTACAATCTCCTATATCAGCTAAACACACTCCAACACCTGTTCACCCCACATCATCTTGTAAAATTCCAGTGCAGTCTATACCATACTCTGTCAAAGACAAACCAGCAAACGTTGGTTCTCCAACACAACATGCAGCATCTCATAAGATTCCTACACAAACCCTCCCTCACAATTTGATGTCATTTCCCCCCGAGCCAACCTGTGCCACCGCTCCACACCCTGTCTCACACTTCAAAGGCCCCATTGCAGCTGCAGCACACACCATACCTATTGCACAAACTGCAGTACATTGCATTTTGGATCAGCAAAGCGTGGCGACCCATGTGCCTCCTTCCATACCAGTTCTGATTTGCAGCCCTTCCACACAACCTGCACCAGGTACAATTTCAGTTCAAGCATTGCCACATTGCAACTCTAGTATGCAAAATGCAGTGTCTTGCAGTAATCCCTCTCAGATCTTGCAACAGTTTAAAACTCAAAATCAAACAGTACCGCACTCTAAATCATTTCCACAAAATATGTCACCCATTCTCTGTCCACGTGAGGCAATGATGTATGCTAGTAAACCCCAGGAAACTGTGCTTCCCTCTGCTAATTTCAGGCATTCCTTACCTCCTTATGCCTGCCCTCCACAGACTGCTCTGCTGTACTCTAACACTGGGGTGAGCCCCTCTCCTCCTCAGGCCTTCTTCTGCACTCAGGACAGACGAGACAGGAGAGAGTTCATGCTTCCTCccccacctcctcctcctcccccacCTTACACCCCCCGCAAAGAGGGCTCCTCGACTCCAGGACAGCCCCGCAAGCCTCCTGTCCCCAAAGCTGAGAGCAACAATGCTGAAAAGGGCAGAGTGAAAACTGGGGATGCGAAGCCAAATGTTGAAGCAGGAACTCACCAACAGGCAGGTGAAACCCCACCTCCTATCCCTCCCAAAACTAAGGCAAGAGCTACAGTGAGGCCCACCTGTTTAAGCAGCCGACGGGCAATCCTCAGCCCAGAATCCCAGTCCAATGCAAATCACTTGCCTCCTGCTGCAGGGACGAATCCCCAGGCCCCCCTTGGACCAGCGGAGGGCCAAGCGGACACACTGCGGCAGGTGCAGGAGCTACTGGGGGGGCTCATGTCTGGGGCTAAGTGTAAGCTAGACCTGGCAAAGGCAAAAGAGAAACTGTTTGGCCCAAACGGCCCTCTGTACGACATTGGGGCTCTGCAGTCTCAGCTGCACAGCCTGGAAGGGGTGTTGGAAACCAGCCAGAACACCATCAAGGTTTTACTGGACGTCATTCAGGATCTGGAGAAGAAGGAGGCAGAGCGAGACGG